ACCGTGCCTTCCAGGGGCGGGGATGCCTGGCCAGGTTACGCAGCAGGTGGCGTCGGCGGTCGGCGTCGGTGGCCTGGGGTTGGGGCGCATACCGGGCTGAGTAGATGCCCGGAGCGCCATCCAGGGCCTCCACTTCCAGGCCCGAGTCGTCGGCCAGGGTGAGCAGCCCACTGGCCTGGGCCCAGGCCCGGGCTTTGAGGGCAGCGTTTTCGGCGTAGGTCTGCCCGCTTTCCTCCACTTGCAAGGAGAGCCCCAGGTCTTGTGGAAACAACAGGCGGACATGCAATCCACGCAAAAGTTGGCGGAACTCGGCTTGCTTGCCGCGGTTGGTCGTGGCGATGAG
The DNA window shown above is from Anaerolineae bacterium and carries:
- the rdgB gene encoding RdgB/HAM1 family non-canonical purine NTP pyrophosphatase, with amino-acid sequence MPLSLLIATTNRGKQAEFRQLLRGLHVRLLFPQDLGLSLQVEESGQTYAENAALKARAWAQASGLLTLADDSGLEVEALDGAPGIYSARYAPQPQATDADRRRHLLRNLARHPRPWKARFRCVLAIAEPQGPVHFAEGVCPGEIIPEERGEHGFGYDPIFLLPEQGKTMAELTPAEKNRLSHRGRAVQAAWPLLMALLAPRQGT